Proteins encoded by one window of Atribacterota bacterium:
- a CDS encoding sugar phosphate nucleotidyltransferase gives MKGIILAGGTGSRLLPLTRVTNKHLLPVGKYPMIFYPIYHLKQARIHEILVVTGREHMGDVIELLGSGRDFGVEFTYRVQDEAGGIAQALGLAQNFVGRDLCVVILGDNIFEDDISPFVADFTTQKEGAKILLKEVPDPERFGVAELRDGKIVHIEEKPQKPKSQYAVTGIYMYDAEVFDIVKTLRPSQRGELEITDVNNAYIARGRLTYGILRGWWTDAGTPTSLALANELARDLTLNFEGS, from the coding sequence TTGAAAGGAATCATTCTGGCCGGAGGAACAGGCTCGCGACTTTTACCTCTCACCAGAGTAACCAATAAACACTTGCTCCCGGTGGGAAAATACCCCATGATTTTTTACCCCATCTACCACTTGAAACAGGCGAGAATTCACGAAATTCTCGTGGTAACCGGACGGGAACACATGGGCGATGTCATTGAACTTTTGGGAAGTGGCCGTGATTTCGGTGTGGAATTCACCTACCGGGTGCAGGATGAAGCGGGGGGGATTGCCCAGGCACTGGGATTGGCCCAGAATTTTGTGGGGCGGGATCTCTGTGTGGTGATCCTGGGGGATAACATTTTTGAAGACGATATTTCTCCATTTGTGGCTGATTTTACGACCCAGAAAGAGGGCGCAAAAATCCTTTTAAAGGAAGTTCCCGATCCAGAACGTTTCGGTGTGGCTGAATTACGAGATGGAAAAATTGTGCATATCGAGGAAAAACCTCAGAAACCCAAAAGCCAGTACGCCGTAACCGGTATTTACATGTACGATGCGGAGGTTTTTGACATCGTTAAAACCCTTCGACCTTCGCAAAGAGGTGAGCTTGAAATCACCGATGTGAACAATGCCTACATCGCCAGAGGACGTCTCACATATGGTATTCTCAGGGGTTGGTGGACTGATGCCGGTACCCCCACTTCACTGGCTTTGGCGAACGAGTTAGCCCGAGACCTCACTTTAAATTTTGAAGGGTCATGA
- the rfbD gene encoding dTDP-4-dehydrorhamnose reductase: MKIVIVGSGGQLGNEFQKFLKGQENVYAFSRQELDVTDAEEVFATLHSIEPDVVVNCAAYTRVDQAEREKDLCHRINVLGARNVAWAAYRIRAKVVYFSTDYVFDGEHAIPYTELDEPCPLSVYGWSKLWGEYFTRSCNPNHLVVRTSWLYGEMGHNFVKTVVRLAREKGKLKVVDDQHGVPTWTKDLVQQTFELLVRDRVGLYHCASLGQTSWFHVSQIIIQVLGLSAEVFPISTEEYGALARRPKYSVLSNYFLELEGLNHMRFWEEALREFLTLFRKEFLRE; the protein is encoded by the coding sequence ATGAAAATTGTTATTGTAGGAAGTGGTGGACAGTTAGGGAATGAATTTCAGAAGTTCCTGAAGGGTCAGGAAAATGTCTACGCCTTTTCCCGCCAGGAACTCGATGTCACCGACGCAGAAGAGGTATTCGCTACCCTGCATAGTATTGAACCGGATGTGGTGGTTAATTGCGCCGCCTACACCAGGGTTGACCAGGCCGAAAGAGAAAAAGACCTCTGTCATCGAATTAATGTCTTAGGAGCGCGTAACGTGGCCTGGGCGGCGTATCGGATAAGGGCAAAAGTGGTCTATTTCAGCACTGATTATGTTTTTGACGGAGAGCACGCCATCCCTTATACTGAACTCGATGAGCCCTGTCCCCTTTCCGTGTATGGGTGGTCGAAACTGTGGGGGGAATATTTTACCCGAAGTTGCAATCCCAACCATTTGGTAGTCCGAACATCGTGGCTGTACGGAGAAATGGGACATAACTTTGTGAAGACGGTCGTGCGCTTGGCAAGGGAAAAAGGGAAACTCAAGGTCGTGGATGACCAGCATGGCGTTCCAACCTGGACCAAAGACTTAGTGCAGCAGACCTTTGAGCTCTTAGTGAGGGATCGGGTGGGACTCTATCACTGTGCCAGTCTTGGCCAAACGAGCTGGTTTCACGTGAGTCAAATCATCATTCAGGTTCTTGGCCTTTCTGCAGAAGTCTTCCCCATTAGCACCGAAGAGTACGGTGCTCTGGCCAGAAGACCCAAATACTCAGTGCTGAGTAATTATTTTCTCGAACTTGAGGGTCTCAATCACATGCGTTTTTGGGAAGAAGCACTCCGTGAATTTCTCACCCTCTTTAGGAAGGAATTCCTCCGTGAATAG
- the rfbB gene encoding dTDP-glucose 4,6-dehydratase, whose amino-acid sequence MNSITILITGGAGFIGSNFIHFVSRNRPQYRLVNFDKLTYAGDLRNLEGLVANHYHFIRGDLANRELLEYLFTLFRPRWVVNFAAESHVDRSIEGPEVFVRTNVYGTQVLLDVARTFWESEKMEGARFLQISTDEVYGALPLESTERFTEESSLCPNSPYAASKASADLLVRAYAVTYGMPVLITRSSNNFGPRQYPEKLIPLMISQAILGKSLPVYGDGQNVRDWLYVEDNCQAILQVLEEGRTGEIYNIGGGNEWRNLDLVYFLCQILAEEMGKNPGEYKRLVTFVPDRPGHDRRYALSSEKIMRELGWKPKWSFTDALRHTVRWYIARHG is encoded by the coding sequence GTGAATAGTATCACCATCCTTATCACTGGTGGAGCAGGGTTTATCGGTTCAAACTTCATTCATTTCGTGAGCCGCAATCGGCCCCAGTACCGGCTGGTGAACTTCGATAAGTTAACCTATGCCGGAGATTTACGTAACCTAGAAGGCCTTGTTGCCAACCATTACCATTTTATACGGGGTGATCTTGCCAACCGAGAACTACTTGAATACCTTTTTACCCTTTTTCGGCCACGGTGGGTGGTGAATTTTGCAGCCGAATCGCATGTTGACCGCAGCATCGAAGGACCGGAAGTGTTTGTGCGTACCAACGTCTATGGAACTCAGGTACTCCTGGACGTAGCCCGGACTTTCTGGGAAAGTGAAAAAATGGAAGGAGCACGGTTTCTCCAGATAAGCACCGACGAAGTATATGGGGCACTTCCCTTAGAAAGTACCGAGCGTTTCACCGAAGAGTCGAGTCTCTGTCCCAACAGTCCCTATGCTGCGTCGAAAGCCAGTGCTGATTTACTGGTTCGGGCATACGCGGTAACCTATGGTATGCCGGTTCTCATCACCCGTTCGTCCAATAATTTTGGTCCCCGGCAGTATCCAGAAAAACTTATTCCACTTATGATTTCCCAGGCAATTTTGGGGAAATCGCTTCCAGTTTATGGTGATGGACAAAACGTGCGTGACTGGCTCTATGTGGAAGATAATTGCCAGGCCATCTTGCAAGTTCTTGAAGAGGGACGTACTGGGGAGATCTACAATATCGGCGGGGGCAATGAATGGCGCAACCTCGACCTCGTGTACTTTCTATGCCAGATTCTGGCTGAAGAGATGGGGAAAAACCCTGGGGAGTATAAAAGGCTTGTCACCTTTGTTCCGGATCGCCCAGGTCATGACCGGCGTTACGCATTAAGCAGTGAAAAAATCATGCGGGAGCTCGGATGGAAGCCCAAGTGGTCTTTTACCGACGCCCTGCGCCACACGGTGAGGTGGTACATCGCACGCCATGGATAA